From a region of the Sebaldella sp. S0638 genome:
- a CDS encoding XRE family transcriptional regulator gives MENKINEYVKEIRVNEGYTLQELADKLDVSKNFVHMIEKEERNVTEKFLKKLVNALPKYREKLLNIYYKDKIPSDFWGNNIKRMRLQVYDYDTSLDGRVCLTNSKEVVFVSDKQFPEKSIFINVSGEKAEPFFYSGDLLVFYPEKFQNWESLNRCLVAVKMKGEIVIRKLIFKEAVPFLVAFNNEVYPDIDIKNEKIEYLGQLSEFLERSNARGMKF, from the coding sequence ATGGAAAATAAAATTAATGAATATGTGAAAGAAATAAGAGTAAACGAAGGATACACACTCCAAGAATTAGCAGATAAACTGGACGTATCTAAGAATTTTGTGCATATGATTGAGAAAGAAGAGAGAAATGTAACTGAAAAATTTTTGAAAAAATTAGTTAATGCTCTGCCCAAATATAGGGAAAAGTTATTAAACATTTATTATAAAGATAAAATACCATCAGATTTTTGGGGAAACAATATAAAAAGAATGAGATTACAAGTATATGATTACGACACTTCGTTAGACGGGAGGGTTTGCCTTACTAATTCTAAGGAGGTAGTCTTTGTGTCAGATAAACAATTCCCAGAAAAAAGTATCTTTATTAATGTATCAGGTGAAAAAGCAGAACCATTTTTTTATTCTGGAGATTTATTAGTGTTTTATCCAGAAAAATTTCAAAATTGGGAATCGCTTAATAGATGTTTGGTAGCAGTAAAGATGAAAGGTGAAATAGTAATTAGAAAATTGATTTTTAAAGAAGCAGTTCCATTTTTAGTAGCATTTAATAACGAGGTTTATCCGGATATAGATATAAAAAATGAGAAAATAGAGTATTTAGGTCAATTGTCTGAATTTTTAGAGCGTAGTAACGCACGCGGAATGAAGTTTTAA